The Manihot esculenta cultivar AM560-2 chromosome 1, M.esculenta_v8, whole genome shotgun sequence genome has a window encoding:
- the LOC110601420 gene encoding dipeptidyl aminopeptidase 4, with protein MQAVDENENKHLKRLRSFNKNMPLTDPITPQNLDSGVFFPVEEIVQSPLPGYCAPTSISFSPDDTLITYLFSPDQTLSRKVFAFDPKTGKQELLFSPLDGGLDESNISPEEKLRRERSRERGLGVTRYEWVKTSSKKKAIMVPLPSGVHFQELCSSKVELKLPSSPFSPIIDPHLSPDGTMLAYVKDSELHVLNLLHNESKQLTHGAQGNVVTHGLAEYIAQEEMDRKNGYWWSLDSKFIAFTQVDSSGIPLFRIMHQGKSSVGEEAQEDHAYPFAGASNAKVRLGVVSAAGGPIKWLDLVCGGKGALDNAEEYLARVNWMHGDILTAQVLNRSHSKLKILKFDIKTGQRDIMLVEEQDIWVNLHDCFTPLDKGVTKYSGGFIWASEKTGFRHLYLHDANGTCLGPITEGKWVVEQIAGINEAAGLVYFTATLDGALESNLYCAKLYPDGNQNFLGPVRLTHGKGKHVVVLDHHMRNFVDIHDSLDSTPRVLLCSLLDGNVIMPLYEQPFTIPRFKRLELEPPEIVQVKANDGTILYGALYKPDPTKFGSPPYKTMINVYGGPGVQYVCDSWLNTVDMRAQYLRSKGILVWKLDNRGSARRGLKFEGALKYNAGRIDAEDQLTGAEWLIKQGLAKVGHIGLYGWSYGGYMSAMILARFPDVFHCSVSGAPVTSWDGYDTFYTEKYMGLPSQNPTGYEDSSVMHHVHKLKGKILLVHGMIDENVHFRHTARLVNALVAAGKPYELLIFPDERHMPRRHRDRVYMEERIWEFVERNL; from the exons ATGCAAGCAGTTGACGAGAACGAGAACAAGCACTTGAAGCGTTTGAGGTCATTCAATAAGAACATGCCTCTGACTGATCCCATCACCCCTCAAAATCTTGACTCCGGCGTTTTTTTCCCTGTTGAGGAGATTGTACAATCTCCATTGCCAGGATACTGTGCACCCACTTCAATCAGTTTCAGTCCTGATGATACTTTAATAACTTACTTGTTTAGTCCTGATCAAACTTTGAGTAGAAAGGTGTTTGCTTTTGATCCCAAGACTGGCAAACAGGAATTGCTTTTCAGTCCCCTCGATGGTGGACTTGATGAGAGTAATATATCGCCAGAAGAGAAGTTGAGGAGGGAGAGGTCCAGAGAACGTGGACTTGGAGTGACACGGTATGAATGGGTGAAGACAAGCTCAAAGAAGAAAGCAATTATGGTGCCTTTGCCTTCGGGG GTTCATTTCCAGGAACTTTGCTCATCAAAAGTGGAGCTTAAGCTTCCTAGCTCACCATTTTCTCCAATTATTGATCCACATCTGTCCCCTGATGGTACTATGCTTGCTTATGTAAAGGATAGTGAGCTACATGTTCTAAATCTCTTGCACAATGAatcaaaacaactaacacatgGTGCCCAGGGAAATGTAGTG ACTCATGGCCTTGCTGAATATATAGCTCAG GAGGAAATGGACAGGAAAAATGGATACTGGTGGTCACTTGACAGCAAATTCATTGCATTCACACAAGTTGATTCGTCTGGGATACCTCTTTTTAGAATTATGCACCAAGGTAAAAGTTCTGTTGGTGAAGAGGCACAGGAAGACCATGCTTATCCCTTTGCAGGAGCTTCTAATGCCAAAGTTCGCCTTGGAGTAGTTTCTGCTGCTGGTGGTCCCATCAAATGGTTGGATCTTGTCTGTGGAGGGAAAGGAGCACTGGACAATGCGGAGGAATATTTGGCCAGAGTCAATTGGATGCATGGAGATATCCTCACAGCTCAGGTGCTGAACAGGTCTCACTCCAAATTAAAGATCCTGAAGTTTGATATTAAGACAGGGCAAAGAGATATCATGTTGGTGGAGGAACAAGATATATGGGTTAATTTACATGATTGCTTCACTCCTTTGGATAAAGGTGTTACTAAATACTCTGGAGGATTTATCTGGGCAAGTGAAAAAACAGGATTCAGACATTTGTATCTCCATGATGCAAATGGCACGTGCTTGGGACCTATCACTGAAGGCAAGTGGGTGGTTGAGCAAATTGCAGGTATAAATGAGGCTGCAGGGCTTGTGTATTTTACTGCAACTCTAGATGGAGCTTTGGAATCTAACCTTTACTGTGCTAAACTATACCCAGATGGCAACCAAAACTTTCTTGGTCCAGTGAGATTAACACATGGTAAGGGGAAACACGTGGTAGTACTTGATCACCACATGCGTAATTTTGTTGATATTCATGATTCCCTTGACTCTACCCCTAGGGTTTTGCTGTGCTCCTTGCTTGATGGAAATGTAATTATGCCTCTGTATGAACAGCCTTTCACTATTCCAAGATTTAAACGGCTTGAACTTGAGCCTccagagatagttcaggttaAGGCAAATGATGGGACCATACTCTATGGTGCTTTATACAAGCCTGACCCAACAAAATTTGGATCACCGCCATACAAGACCATGATCAATGTGTACGGTGGCCCAGGTGTACAATATGTCTGTGATTCTTGGTTAAATACAGTTGATATGAGAGCTCAATATCTTCGGAGCAAAGGCATTCTTGTATGGAAG TTGGACAATAGAGGAAGTGCTCGACGTGGGCTGAAGTTTGAAGGTGCTCTCAAATACAATGCTGGGCGTATTGACGCTGAGGATCAGCTTACTGGAGCTGAATGGCTCATCAAACAAGGGCTAGCAAAAGTTGGCCATATTGGGTTGTATGGATGGAGTTATGGGGGATATATGTCAGCTATGATCCTGGCCAGGTTTCCTGATGTCTTCCATTGTTCTGTCTCTGGTGCTCCTGTGACGTCATGGGATGGATATGACACGTTTTACACTGAGAAGTACATGGGATTGCCTTCTCAAAACCCTACTGGTTATGAAGACAGCTCTGTGATGCATCATGTGCACAAATTAAAAGGGAAAATATTATTGGTGCATGGCATGATTGATGAAAATGTGCATTTTAGGCACACTGCTAGGCTTGTCAATGCACTAGTGGCAGCTGGAAAACCCTATGAGCTACTAATTTTCCCGGATGAACGACACATGCCAAGACGGCACAGAGACCGGGTTTACATGGAAGAAAGAATATGGGAATTTGTTGAGAGGAATTTGTGA